The Psychrosphaera ytuae genome includes a region encoding these proteins:
- a CDS encoding ion channel, producing the protein MSDDKCKYKSYDGQCCEETDIGSGYCFWHDKDIDKSGMDLSERLEEYAKSGGLLQGLCLARANLENVNLVRHGQKEGYDLRHGDFYRANMTNAHLFNANLEGSSLMKAKLSEANLHCANLHNCNLLGAKLTNARLDNIKLGTHVQQEAVARRAELRGEREKAIDYYEQSEEIYRALRKAADDDGLIKLAGTLAYKELTMQRKQREKFSLERIMLKFVDLFCGYGEKPINVIIFSMGLILLSAVAFFFLGVDSGDGIIRFNPANTFKQNIEDLGSSIYFSVVTFTTLGYGDIHPHGWARLVATIEAFVGSFALALYVVVFVKKSSR; encoded by the coding sequence ATGTCTGATGATAAATGTAAGTACAAATCTTATGATGGACAGTGTTGCGAAGAAACAGACATAGGGTCTGGATATTGTTTTTGGCACGATAAAGACATCGACAAGAGTGGTATGGACCTATCAGAACGGCTCGAAGAATACGCCAAAAGTGGAGGATTATTACAAGGTTTGTGTCTAGCTAGAGCAAATCTAGAAAACGTAAACCTCGTCCGTCATGGCCAAAAAGAAGGCTATGACCTGCGCCACGGTGACTTTTATAGGGCTAATATGACCAATGCACACCTGTTCAATGCCAACCTCGAAGGTTCATCCCTAATGAAGGCCAAACTATCCGAGGCCAACTTACACTGCGCCAATCTTCACAATTGTAATTTACTTGGCGCTAAGCTCACTAATGCGCGCCTCGACAACATCAAGCTTGGTACTCATGTTCAACAAGAAGCCGTAGCTAGACGAGCCGAACTGCGTGGTGAGCGAGAAAAAGCAATCGATTATTATGAGCAGTCAGAAGAAATCTATCGGGCATTAAGAAAAGCCGCGGACGACGATGGTTTGATAAAGCTTGCCGGTACCCTCGCCTACAAAGAGTTAACAATGCAACGAAAACAAAGAGAAAAGTTTTCTCTTGAACGTATTATGTTGAAATTTGTTGATTTGTTTTGTGGATACGGTGAAAAGCCTATCAATGTCATTATATTTTCTATGGGTTTAATTTTACTGTCCGCAGTTGCGTTCTTTTTTCTCGGGGTTGATTCAGGTGACGGGATCATAAGGTTTAATCCCGCCAATACCTTTAAACAAAACATCGAAGACTTAGGCAGCTCCATTTATTTTAGTGTTGTGACTTTTACCACCTTGGGTTACGGCGATATCCACCCACATGGATGGGCTCGACTTGTGGCGACGATTGAAGCGTTTGTCGGAAGTTTTGCGTTAGCGCTTTATGTCGTCGTTTTTGTAAAAAAATCGAGCAGATAG